The Mangrovibacterium diazotrophicum DNA window ATTAACGGTAATATTAAATTGCACCGCCGCACTCGAGCAAGCCTGATTTCCCAATGCGTTTCGGGCAATAACCGTAACCACGCCAACCAGAGGCTCTGTCCCTAAATTTAGGGCCTGAAACTGCGGAATAGTGTTAACTCCGGAAACCGGCTGCAGTCCGATATCCGAACGATCGATCGTCCACTCAAAAGTGGTTTGTGAGCCGGCTGGCTGAAGCTCGATGGCAGTGCTGAGGTCGCCGCTGCAAAGTACCAGGTCTTCAACCGGGTTGGCAACGGGATTTGGGATAACGTACACTGTTGCCGTGAATGCTTCGCCCTCACATCCATTTGCTTCCGGCGTGATCGTATAGGTCAGCTCAACCAATTGGCCGGACTCGTTGATCAGCAACTGGCTGATGGTCGTTTGCGGCGTTGCTTCGCCCTGGGCTCCGGTAACCGAAACGGCAGGGCTGATTGTCGGCGCAGCCCAGGTGTAAGTTGTTCCGCCGGGCACCACCTCTCCGTTTCCGTGCGTTGGATTGATATTGAACGATTCTCCCGAACAAATGGTATCACTGTAAAAAGCTGTGATAACCGGACTTGGATTGACAGTAATACTGAAACTTTCAGAACTGCTGTTGCAGGCAGCACCTCCCAAATCATTTTTGCCCGAAACGGATACAGAGACCGTCACCGGACTTTGGCCGTTGTTGATGGCCAGAAACGGAGCAATCGAATCAACTCCCGCCATCGGCAAACCGATCGTGTTGGCATCTGCCATCCAGTCGAAAACAAACGAATTCCCTTCAAAATAAATTGGGCCGATGGAATCGCCACTACATACAACCAAGTCGCCGACCGGGTTGACACTCGCCCCGGGAATCACATAAACTTCTGCCTCAAAAGGCTCCCCGGTGCAACCATAAGCTGCGGGAATGACGGTATAAACTACTTTAGCAATCTGGCTCGATTCGTTGTAAAGGGTCTGGCTAATCGTACCGGAATCACTAGTGCCTGCTTCCGCACCCGCCACGGCAATAACCGGACTAACCAGAGGATCATCCCAACTGTACGTAATTCCGCTCGGCACAACATCGCCGTTGCCATGAACCGGGCCGAAGCTGAACGTTTCACCGGAACAAATGGTGTCACTGAAAAGCGAGTTGATTACCGGACGCGGATTAACCGTGATTGTAAAAACTTCGGTGTTGGTTTCGCAGCCCAACGAACCGGGGTCATTTTGCGCAGTCACTTCCAGTGTTACGACAATCGGCTCTGTTCCCTGATTAATCGCTTCAAAACGAGCGATGGAATCCTGACCGAAACCAGCCAAACCAATGCTGGCATTGTCCGCAGTCCAGGAGAAAAATGCTGCCTGCCCGTTAAAAATAATCGGCCCAAGCGAATCTCCGCTGCACACTGTAAAATCTTCAACCGGGTCTACGTGTGCCCCTGGCACCACATAAACAATCAACTCAAAAGGATCGCCTTCACAACCGTAAGCAGTTGGCGTAATGGTATAAACCAATTGAGCGATCTGCGTGGATTCGTTGACTAAAGTCTGATTGATGATGGCTTGTGGCATGTTTTCAGCTACCGCACCAGCAATCGAAATTACAGGAGAAACAACCGGTTCTGTCCAGGTGTAGGTCGTACCGTCCGGAACGAGATCCGTCATATTGTTTTCGGGTATCAACTGAAAGCTTTCGCCGCTGCAAATTGAATCGATAAATGTTGTGGTAATGACCGGCTTCGGGTTAACCACAACGTGATGCTCGAACTGCTGCCCGGAACAGGACGAATTGGCAACCAATGTCGCGCTTGCCTGATAGACGAGTTCAATTGGCAATATCGTTGTATTGGTAAGTTTTTCGGCAGGAATCCGGTTTGTTCCGCTCAACGTGATCGCTTCGGCAATACCTGCCGGTTGTTCTACTGTCCAAAACAGATCTACACTGCTGACCGAGCTGGTGAGCGAAACGGCCTTGCTGCTATCGGCGGAACAAATCATCTGGTCAGGTTCTGAAAAGCTGATATCAACTGCCGGATTAACTTTGATTGTAAAGGATTGTGTGGCGCCCGGGCAACCGTTGGCAAAGGGCGTCAAGGTGATCACGGCATCAACGGGTTCTGCTGAGAGGTTGGTTGTTTTGAAGGAAGGAATTGAATCAGTGCCCGATGCCGCCAGCCCAATCGAGGTATTTGAATTGGTCCACTCAACGGTTACGCCGAGAGCTGTATCGGCTAACATGATCTCACCAACTGAGTCGCCGTTGCAGGATTCATAATCTGCGAGCGTCAGCTCTGCAGGCGGACTATTGATATGGATGACCACAGAATCGTTTAAAACTGCATCGCAGGACTCGGAGCTGCGATCCTGAATCCCCAGCAACTTGTAAACAAAAGTCCCGGCCGCAGATGTCGAAATATCGATTGAAGCACTGTTCCCCGGACTACTGGTAATTTCAAGCACCGCGCCATCATTTATGGTGTACTGAAAAGTAAACGGACCGGTTCCGTTCGTTCCGGTAAACGTGACTACCGGAGACGGATCATTCAAACACACATCCGCATCCGACTCGATGATTCCGGCAGGAGTAGGCAGCACTACAATAACGACTTCCCCGGCCTGATCCTGCGAGCACATTGCCTCACTCGATTCAGTAACAGAGATGAGTTCGTAGGTAAAAACCCCGCTTATAGTCGTCGGAACTTCTATGCTTACCGTATCGCTATCGTCCTCTGTTTTTATTGTTTGAACCGTTCCGCCATTTATCCGATACGCAAAAGTATAAGGCGACTGCCCGTTGCTTCCTGTAAAAACAATAACCGGTGCAGGCGCTTGCTGGCAAACCGTATCGCCGCCTACCAGCGTTCCTTCGGGTAAAGGATTCACGACAATGGGCATAGAATAGATGCTGTCGCCGCAGTAGTTTTCAAGCGACAAAGTCACCGTATAGGTGCCGGGATTGGTAAACACATGCGTTTGGCCACCACCACTGGTCGTTACCGGTGGTGTACCATCGCCAAAATTCCAGGTATATTCAGCATCTTGGTTACAATTCGGGTTATAACCGGGAAAGGAAATATTTTCAAAACTGACCGGATTGAGCATACAAACAATCGTGTCTGCATCGAATTCGGGCTCGGGTACAGCAATTACGGTGATGTTATTGACCGAAGCCGTGGTAGAACTACAGCCGTTATGGGCGTTGATTGTCACCACAAACTGATCGCCGGTTCGGCCGCAACTGGACTCGATGTACGAGTGCGGAATGGGGTAATTTTGTGAGTTCTCCGGATCGGCGGCGTTGTAGTAGGGCGAGGCCATCATTTCCTCCTGGGTAATCTGCATGGTTTCGCCATCGCCAAAAGCCACGGCATAAATAGTTCCGGGCGAGTTGGATCCCCATTTGGCAATCTCAAACTCCAGCTCATCAGTTGGCGCGCAAAGGTTGGTGGTAGTCCCCGGGCTGGTAATCCCAACCGATGGATTGGTCACGTTCTTTACCGTATAAGTAATACTGTTGGAGCAGCCATTATCTGCAATTGCCGTTATCTTAAGTTGAAATTCACCCAAACTGGTGTACACGTGATTTAGTGGAAAACTGACACCGGATTCAACAGAAGTTCCATCGCCCCAATCAACCTGGTACGAAAGGACACAACCGGGTACCGGAGAAGAATTGCCCAGATTGACCGTAAACTCGGGCTCGTAGACCGAGGCATCGGCACAATTATTGAACGGACTGAAGGGACGATCGACATCGTAAAACGAAATCTCGGGAGCCTGTTTCACAACCACCGGCTTGGTAACCGGAGTTAGTATGCTATCACCATGCGTGATCTCCAGGGTTACATTGAAAGTCTCCTCCCCACAACCTAAAGAGTTGAAATTGTGACTGGGATTTTTTTCAGAAGAAGTAGAACCATCACCAAAATTCCAGGAATAAACGATTTCTCCTTCCGGCAGTTCTGTCGATGTAAACTGAACAGAAGTTCCGGAGCACTGCTCATCGGTAAAGCTGAAATCGAAGGCCAAACTGTCCGCGTCGGCCACCGCCGACTGCCCGCTAACCGACACGCCGGGATTGGAGTCCAAATCAGTGTTGTAGCGCGCGGTAATAGCTACGCCATCGAACGCATTGATCAGAACAATAAAAAAGATCACGAATCCAGAACACTTGTTCATTTCAATTTTCTAGTAGGTTTAGTGACAAGCAAGCCCTTCTAACAAAAATAGGGAATTGGAAAGAATAAAGAAAACATAAATATATTATCTTAATTCAATGTAAATTCTCCGTCTGAAAAGCGTTGCTATTACACTCATAGTAGCCTACTTGCACAGCCGATAGAGAAACACACGCCCCCGTTCTATGATAAGAACTCATAAAAATCGACAAAAAACTGATATCAAATCCTGCAACAGCCCAATCTTTACTCAACTCGTTGCAGAATCTCCGCTTCCACAATCCGAAGTTGTCCTTCGGTCTTTAGTCCTTCCGGATCTCTAAATCCATCGAGTTCTTTGTTGCCGCTCAATTCGATCATATTTTGAAAGGCATCTTCTTCAACACCCGAGCCCGTCAACTTGATGGTTACTGTTTTGCCAAATGTCGGTACAACGGGGATGGTAATATACCCCAGACTACGGTCCGTTTCGCCTGACCACACCTTTTTGTTGTCGACCAAAATATCGATTGGGTACGAGCGCGTTCGCCAGCCGGTGAGCTTCAACGAAATCTCATCAACCCGAGTCGCTTCTGCGAGCTCGTAGGTAATCCATCCGGTAGACAAGCGTCCGTCGTTGGTCCACTCGCTCATTTCGTTGTCATCGTAGCTCAAAACAGCTTTGTCTATGTTCGCACCGGCCGTTACGGAAACAATAGAGAGCGTTATTCGGCTTACTTCATAAGACGGCGTCAATGGCGTCGGACCTTTCTCCAGATTTGAAGGCAAGCCGGCAGCAACCAAGTCAGCGCGCAAACCATCGACCACCTCTACCGGCGAAGTTTCAAATTGAATGTCGGCACCTTTTAAGCCAACAGCCGAAGCTTTCACTTTTATCTTGCCAGCTTTTGTAGTCGACCGAATTAAAACACGGTTTACGCCACATTCCACCGGCAGCTTCGTTGCTCCAATACAGTTTTCCGGTCCCTGCGCAATACCGCCCAGCCACTCGCCTTCACCCGACAAGTCAAAACTGATTTCATTCAGAGCCGTCGGGCAACGCTGTCCGCCTTTATCAACTACTTCAAACTGAATCAGCGCCAGGTCGGCACCATCAGCTTTAAAGCCATCCGGCGACTGCATTGCCGATAGTTTAATCGCATAAGGTTCGCCAGCCGTTTGAATAGCATCCTCCGCAACCACCTCGCCGGCGGAGTTATAGGAAACTGCTTTGATCTCGCCAGCCTCCCATTTGATATCCGGAAAGGCAAACAGGAAATGATACGAGCGACCACCAAAACCTTTCGATTGACCATTTACAAACAATTCGACCTTGTCAGCGGCCGAAACCACATAAACCGGTTTCACGATTCCCGGCTCGTAGTTCCAATGCCCGATGATGTGCGACAAGTTTTCTGCCGGATCAACCCAACCGTTCCACATCACCTGGTGAGCGTAGAAATTATCTTTGGGGATGCGCATCGGGTCAACCTCACCACTTCTGCGATAGTTCTCGGCCCCGCGATAATGGGTATTGGTATCCGAGAAAATGATATTGGCACCACCACTGCTCACACGCGTTCCGGTACCTGGGCGTTGCTCCCAATAGTCGTACCAGCGAACAATATCCTCCATAGCATGCGAATCCTGGTTGTGATTGTAGGGCGTAGCATCTTTCACCTTACTACCACTCACATTATGGGCAAAAGTTCCGCCCTCTCCGTTTTTATGATATGGCGGTGTAAATTCGTCCCAATATTTACGTAACCCTTCATCGCGCGAATATTCCGTGGCAAACAAAGGCTTTCCTGCACTTTTATTAATGTATAGCATCTCGCCGCCATATTCGGCTTCTTTGCTATCGAGCATCTCGCGGCTGCCAATAGCACGCCCGCCATGCGGATCGTAAGTATTCCGAATATTTTTCAGCTCTGCCATGTGCTCCTCGCTGATATTCTCGTTCCCTCCTTCATAAAAAAGGATACTCGGATTATTGCGGTTATAAACAATAGCGTCCCGCATGAGTTCGCAACGTTGCTCCCAACGACGGCCAGTCACATCTTTCTCCGCATCGCCGGCGGGCATTGCCTGGATCAGCCCCACCCGGTCGCACGACTCCACATCCTGCTTCCAGGGCGTCACGTGCATCCAGCGCACAAAATTGCCGTTGGATTCAATCATCAGCTTATTGCTGTAATCGCTCAACCAGGCTGGCACCGACATGCCCACGGCTGGCCATTCGTTGCTGGTACGTTGCGCATAGCCTTTCATCATGATCACCCGATCATTCAGGTAAACCATGCCATCTCTAAATTCAGTTTTCCGGAAACCCGTCCGAACAGGAACTTCATCGACAACTTTGCCGTCGATCACCACTTGAGATTTCACTGTATAGAGATAACCATAACCCCAGCTCCAAAACTCCAGATTAACAATACTGTCCGCCGCACTGAGCGTTTGTAAACCATTTGGCGAAATCATGCGAGAAATTCCTTTGAAGCTGGCGACTTCTTTGCCATTCAAATCCTCCACAGAAATTTGTAACCCGGCGACAACAGCTGTTGTGCTTTCATTTTTCAATTGCGACTCCACATGGATGACGGCCGATTTTTCCCGAATATTGTAGTCAGTTGCATACACATAAACGCCGGTTGTTCCCAATGTCGAGTACAGAGGTAGAGTTTGATAAACACTGCCGGTTGTGTGCAGATAAACATTCTTGGGGATGCCACCGTAGTTGGCATTGAAATTCTTGTCGTTCCACTGGTAGCGCTGGTTGTAAAAACGTTCTCGGTAATCCCAGGCATTGTCCGTTCGAACGGCCAAGACATTTTCTTGCGGATATGGTTTGACTAAATCTGAAATATCCAGCCCAACAGCCATTACACCGTTTTCGTGCAATCCAACCAAAGTCCCGTTAAGGTAGAATTCTCCTCCATGACGAACTCCTTCAAATTCGAGAAACACTTTTCCTTTTGAACGATTTTCGGGCAACACGAATGATTTTCGGTACCAGGCAATACCGGTCGAAAGATCCTGGATATCCTTTTTAAACGCCTCATCTTCGTTCCAGGCATAAGGTAGTGTCACCGTTTTCCATTTTGAATCGTCAAAATCGGATTTTTCAGCTCCCTCGGCATCTCCGACAAAGAGCTTCCAACCAGGGTTGAAATTGTAAGTTTGTCTTTCGGATTGTGCCAGAGCCTTATTTGAAGCTCCGAATAAACAGGTATTCAATAAAAATAGGACGGACAGCAGTTTTTGAGTAGTAAAAAACTTCATTGAGTGTGTGATTTAGTTAGTAGTAGTTGGCCTGATAATAAGAAAACAGCTTGAGAAGCTCGACAAACACCCCCTGGCAGCTATTCCCGTTTTCAGACTCATCAAAGATAAAAAGAACGCGACTACCATTCAAATCGATTCGGAACGAATAATTTTCTATTTAACATCAATATGCAAATTCAGTTGTTTCCGATTCCCTTTTCGAAACTAAGAGAAATTCGCCATATCAATCATTAGTTCAAAATAAAAACTTTCGAATCGAATTATTTGGTCCAACTCGGCAAAAATGCTTGATCAACGTCCAATCGTCAAACATTTAAAGACTTAAATGTCTTTTTATCCAACTTTTCAATCACTGACGAACAAATAGACAGCCAAATATCCCGAATGCACAACTTTTGAATCGCCGTTAAGGCAAACGAGAAACACGCAAGCCAAACCTGCTGTAAAACATTATCAAAATGCTCATTTTAAGGATATTTATCAACTTTTAAGGAGATGTAGCTCAATATTTAATTTGTGTAAATTTTAAAACTTTCAATTTAAAAAGTCGACGAAAGTCATAAATGCATTCCTTTGATTACTGTAATTTAGCCGACACAAGAACCGTAAAAGGTTACAACTATAATTTCATTTTATTAACTATTTTGAATTTTCATCTATGTCAAGAAAACTTTTGATAAGAGATTTGACTCTGAGAGATGGCCAGCAATCTTTGTTTGCCACACGTCTGCGCCAAGAGCAGATTGACAGAGTTCTCCCATTTTACAAGTCAGCTAACTTTTACGCCATGGAGGTTTGGGGTGGCGCCGTGCCGGATTCGGTGATGCGCTATCTGAACGAGAATCCATGGACGAGGTTACAAACCATTAAAAAAGCCGTTGGCGATGTCAGTAAACTGACTGCCCTGTCTCGCGGTCGTAACCTGTTTGGTTACACTCCTTACACCGACGAGATCATCGACGGATTCTCCCGCAATGCGATCGAATCAGGCTTGGGTATCATGCGTATTTTCGATGCGCTGAACGACATCAACAACGTTAAGTCGACCATCAAGTATGTGAAACAACACGGCGGTATTGCCGACTGTGCTGTTTGCTACACCATTGACCCGGAACCGGAGAAAAAAGAAGAGCCAGTTGTTGAGCAACCTAAAAAAGGCCTTTTCGGAAAATTATTCGGTAAAAAAGAAGAAGCTCCTGCTCCTGCAGCAGAACCGGCATTCAAGCCAGTTTTTACTGATGAGTATTTCCTGAATAAGGCCATGGATTTGGAAAAACTGGGTGCCGATATGATCACCATTAAAGACATGAGTGGTCTGATCCCGCCAAAACGCGTTGCCAAATTGATTTCGGAGTTCAAGAAAAATCTGCAAATTCCGGTTGATTTCCACACACACTGTACGCCTGGATATGGTTTGGCTGCCGTATTGGCTGCGATCATGAATGGTGTTGACATTGTGGACACCAACATTTGGAACTTTGCCGGCGGACCTGCAGCTCCTGCTATCGAGTTGATTTACATTTTCTGTAAGAAACTCGGTGTTGACTTGGATGTGAACATGGAAGCTGTTGCAGAGATCAACAAAGAACTTTTCAACATTCGTAAAGAATTGGCTGACATCGACGCCAGCAAACAATTCCCGAATCCATTCAATCCTCTTACAGATACATTGCCAACTGAGATTGACGCTCTGTTTGACAAAGCAATTGAAGAGTGCAAAAAAGGAAACGAAGAAACTTTGTTGGCTGCTTGTCACGCCATCGAAGCTTACTTCAACTTCCCAAAACCAAATAAACTGGTTCAAACAGCCCAGGTGCCTGGTGGTATGTACACCAACATGGTTGCCCAATTGAAAGCGTTGAAATCGGAAGACATCCTGGAAGATGCGATGAAACTGATTCCGCAGGTACGTATTGATGCCGGTTTGCCTCCGTTGGTTACTCCAACCAGCCAGATTGTTGGTGCACAAGCGGTAAACTGCGCAATGTGTATCAAGAATGGCAAACCAATGTATTCAAACGTTTCGAACCAGTTCAAGAGCCTGGTGAAAGGTGAATACGGAACCACTCCAATACCGGTAAATCCGGACTTCCGCGAACAAATTTGCGGACACCGCGACGAACGTCCTTTCGATACTTCAACATACCAAATGCAACCAAACCCAACTTTGGACCAGTTTGGAGGCGTTAAATTGGCTGAAAATGAAGAAGAAGTATTGTTGCTTGAATTGTTCCCGATGGTGGCTAAAGATTACCTGATGGGCGTGAAAAAAGCAGCTTGGGAAGCGAAAAAAGCAACTGAACCGAAGGTTGCAAAAGCTGCTGAAGCACCAAAAGCCGAAGCGAAGAAAATCGTTGGTGAGACCATCGTTACGCCACTTCCGGGCCGTCTGCTGAATTACCTGGTTGCTCCGGGCGACAAAGTAAAAATCGGCCAGCCGGTAGCCATTGTTGAAGCGATGAAAATGGAAAACACCATTACATCAACTCACGAAGGCTATGTAAATAATTTGGTTGCCGGTTTAGGTGAAACCCTGCCTGCAGAAGCCGTAATCATGGACATTGTTGCGGAAGCGATTGCAACAGCTGCTCCTGAAAAACCGAAAGCTGCCGCTAAAGTGAATGTACCAACAACAGGAATTACTGTTCCGATGCCAGGTAAAATTCTGGACATCCAGGTAAATCCGGGTGACTCTGTAAAACCAGGCCAAGTTGTTGTTGTGCTGGAAGCCATGAAAATGGAAAACAGCATCACAGCTGAAATTGGTGGTACAGTAAATCAAATTTTTGTTGAAGTAGGCGAAACCGTTTCTGCCGATACAAAAGTTCTGGATTTAGTTGAAGCATAGTCGAAGCCGAATTAACACTTCAATACCAATAAAAAAGGTTTTAGGCGATTTGCCTAAAACCTTTTTCTTTTTATTCAATTTCCATTGGCAATTAAACCAATGGACCAACAATCTTTTTACCGTGGTACTCAGGTGAACCAATCAATTCGAACAGTTCGTCGATATTGTCGTTGGTCACTTTACCGGCCACGACCACTTTCAGCTTTTCGCCTCCAAGCTCAGTCATTTTTCGCAACAGGGCCGCACCATCTTTCGCAGTTGGTTCACCACCTGATGTCAGAACAGCATCCACTTCGGGCACCTCATGGTACAAGCGCTGGAAATCAGCCCAGGTATCATTTACACTGTCGATCGCTTTATGGACACAAACATTCATTGGTTTTGCCAATTCTGCCAGACGTTTGATCACTGGAATATCCAGATTATTATCGGCCGTTGTAACACCGAAAACAACGCCATAAACGCCTTTCGACTTGAAAAAGGCAATCTCCTCTTCCATCTGCTTGATCTCGTCTTTTGTGTAAAGAAAACCACCTGCACACGGGCGCACCATTGCTTTTATCTGAATATCGACCTGGGCCATCACTGCGTCCAACAGCTCCTCCGACGGTGTCAGGCCATCATTTGCCAAATCAGAGCATAATTCCAGGCGGTTCGCTCCCCTTCTCTCTGCCAATACGCATTCGGCTACCGTTTCAACGCAAGCCTCGCGCACCAAAATTTTAGAACTCATAAAAAATGTTGATTTAGGAATAGGTGCGCAAAGTTATACGAGCCTCGTGTAAATTGATTTCAATCGGCCACTAAAAATTCAGGATCGTAACATTAAATCGTCAAAAAATGAAAATCCCCCGCACCATCAGGTGCGGAGGACTCCACTATCAATTAGTTACAATATGGTATTGCAACAGAATCTTCTACTTAAAAATCCCATTTAATGAAGAAGTCTCCTCCTTCAATTGCGGAACGAATCGCTGCTTGTTGCGCAACCGGATACTTCGGCACCACGCGGTCGGCGATAATAGACATGTCATTGTAACGTTTCGCCATGCGATACGCCATTCCCATTACACGTCCTTCATTCGGGAATTCCAGCAACATTTCGTCCAACAGCGCCAGATCGTATATTTTCATCCGTTCTTCTTCTGTCATATCATTATAATCCTCGTCTTCGGGAGTTGGCAACTCGTGCTGAGTAGCGGAAACTACACCACAAATACCCAGGTTTTTGTATGAAGTCCCGGCGTAAGTGTAGAAAATCGTGTACTGTGGATCCCACTGATCCGGATCAGAGTTTGTGGTAAATGCGTTTAACTCGGTGAAACGGTTTGAAACCCCTTCGTTTAACAGCGTTTTAGCCGGATCCCAATGCCCCAGGTGATTTTCAGCTTCGGCCAACCAGAAATGCAGGTCGTGACCGCGATACAACGGGATACTGGCATCACTCTGGTAAGCAGCTCTCCAGCGGTAATTACTGTGGTACTTTCCGATTACGGTATCACCATCCTGGTTCAGAAAGTTACAAGCCGTCCCCCTTCTGTCATTTTCGTTGTATTTGCTCATCGCATAAGTTGACGGACGAAGCAAATACTTCGCCGGAGAGCGGTGACCGAAGAATGTAATTAAATCGTTTGTCTGATTATTGGTGTAATCGTAAATGATTGACGAGATTGAAGAACGGCTGTAGTAGCTACCTTCCGCAAAAATACGGTAGTAGTTGTTTGTCCAACCGGCATTCAACGAGAACCGATAATAATCGATTGCAAATGCTTCTTCCAGACGATCTAAAATATGTTCCTGAATCCAGGCATAGTCAGGCGCATCCGTGTTCAACAATAACTCGCAACGCAAGCTCAACCAATCGGGAGTAATGTAATTCCAGCCAACATAGGCACCGTCAGTCGGGTTTTCCGGATCGAGCCAGGTTCCCCAGTTCATTTCCAACGTTCCGTCAATTCCGTTCACACCCGAATCAAGTAAATCCAAGCATTTTGTAACAATCTGATCGA harbors:
- a CDS encoding glycoside hydrolase family 2 protein, giving the protein MKFFTTQKLLSVLFLLNTCLFGASNKALAQSERQTYNFNPGWKLFVGDAEGAEKSDFDDSKWKTVTLPYAWNEDEAFKKDIQDLSTGIAWYRKSFVLPENRSKGKVFLEFEGVRHGGEFYLNGTLVGLHENGVMAVGLDISDLVKPYPQENVLAVRTDNAWDYRERFYNQRYQWNDKNFNANYGGIPKNVYLHTTGSVYQTLPLYSTLGTTGVYVYATDYNIREKSAVIHVESQLKNESTTAVVAGLQISVEDLNGKEVASFKGISRMISPNGLQTLSAADSIVNLEFWSWGYGYLYTVKSQVVIDGKVVDEVPVRTGFRKTEFRDGMVYLNDRVIMMKGYAQRTSNEWPAVGMSVPAWLSDYSNKLMIESNGNFVRWMHVTPWKQDVESCDRVGLIQAMPAGDAEKDVTGRRWEQRCELMRDAIVYNRNNPSILFYEGGNENISEEHMAELKNIRNTYDPHGGRAIGSREMLDSKEAEYGGEMLYINKSAGKPLFATEYSRDEGLRKYWDEFTPPYHKNGEGGTFAHNVSGSKVKDATPYNHNQDSHAMEDIVRWYDYWEQRPGTGTRVSSGGANIIFSDTNTHYRGAENYRRSGEVDPMRIPKDNFYAHQVMWNGWVDPAENLSHIIGHWNYEPGIVKPVYVVSAADKVELFVNGQSKGFGGRSYHFLFAFPDIKWEAGEIKAVSYNSAGEVVAEDAIQTAGEPYAIKLSAMQSPDGFKADGADLALIQFEVVDKGGQRCPTALNEISFDLSGEGEWLGGIAQGPENCIGATKLPVECGVNRVLIRSTTKAGKIKVKASAVGLKGADIQFETSPVEVVDGLRADLVAAGLPSNLEKGPTPLTPSYEVSRITLSIVSVTAGANIDKAVLSYDDNEMSEWTNDGRLSTGWITYELAEATRVDEISLKLTGWRTRSYPIDILVDNKKVWSGETDRSLGYITIPVVPTFGKTVTIKLTGSGVEEDAFQNMIELSGNKELDGFRDPEGLKTEGQLRIVEAEILQRVE
- a CDS encoding PKD-like domain-containing protein encodes the protein MNKCSGFVIFFIVLINAFDGVAITARYNTDLDSNPGVSVSGQSAVADADSLAFDFSFTDEQCSGTSVQFTSTELPEGEIVYSWNFGDGSTSSEKNPSHNFNSLGCGEETFNVTLEITHGDSILTPVTKPVVVKQAPEISFYDVDRPFSPFNNCADASVYEPEFTVNLGNSSPVPGCVLSYQVDWGDGTSVESGVSFPLNHVYTSLGEFQLKITAIADNGCSNSITYTVKNVTNPSVGITSPGTTTNLCAPTDELEFEIAKWGSNSPGTIYAVAFGDGETMQITQEEMMASPYYNAADPENSQNYPIPHSYIESSCGRTGDQFVVTINAHNGCSSTTASVNNITVIAVPEPEFDADTIVCMLNPVSFENISFPGYNPNCNQDAEYTWNFGDGTPPVTTSGGGQTHVFTNPGTYTVTLSLENYCGDSIYSMPIVVNPLPEGTLVGGDTVCQQAPAPVIVFTGSNGQSPYTFAYRINGGTVQTIKTEDDSDTVSIEVPTTISGVFTYELISVTESSEAMCSQDQAGEVVIVVLPTPAGIIESDADVCLNDPSPVVTFTGTNGTGPFTFQYTINDGAVLEITSSPGNSASIDISTSAAGTFVYKLLGIQDRSSESCDAVLNDSVVIHINSPPAELTLADYESCNGDSVGEIMLADTALGVTVEWTNSNTSIGLAASGTDSIPSFKTTNLSAEPVDAVITLTPFANGCPGATQSFTIKVNPAVDISFSEPDQMICSADSSKAVSLTSSVSSVDLFWTVEQPAGIAEAITLSGTNRIPAEKLTNTTILPIELVYQASATLVANSSCSGQQFEHHVVVNPKPVITTTFIDSICSGESFQLIPENNMTDLVPDGTTYTWTEPVVSPVISIAGAVAENMPQAIINQTLVNESTQIAQLVYTITPTAYGCEGDPFELIVYVVPGAHVDPVEDFTVCSGDSLGPIIFNGQAAFFSWTADNASIGLAGFGQDSIARFEAINQGTEPIVVTLEVTAQNDPGSLGCETNTEVFTITVNPRPVINSLFSDTICSGETFSFGPVHGNGDVVPSGITYSWDDPLVSPVIAVAGAEAGTSDSGTISQTLYNESSQIAKVVYTVIPAAYGCTGEPFEAEVYVIPGASVNPVGDLVVCSGDSIGPIYFEGNSFVFDWMADANTIGLPMAGVDSIAPFLAINNGQSPVTVSVSVSGKNDLGGAACNSSSESFSITVNPSPVITAFYSDTICSGESFNINPTHGNGEVVPGGTTYTWAAPTISPAVSVTGAQGEATPQTTISQLLINESGQLVELTYTITPEANGCEGEAFTATVYVIPNPVANPVEDLVLCSGDLSTAIELQPAGSQTTFEWTIDRSDIGLQPVSGVNTIPQFQALNLGTEPLVGVVTVIARNALGNQACSSAAVQFNITVNPAGFINNPGELAFCFGELAEVNFGAGSTDETNSYSWTNTNPDIGLPASGQGNLSFEATNTTDSIITAQITVVPTFQDSLKSCTGSQEVFTIRILPEINVFQPANQTVCNGRLTEAIQFISSSPLVQNLWEVDVPSIGLSSQGEGDIPAFTAINDALDSIVATIRVKPQIGSCLGEEKTFQITVLASPVITRQPSSRMVCLGEVPAPLVVLHTSGLTAPTYQWYSIGSNNVDNGVAIPGATDPEYQPAYDLANTRYYYCVVTFPSGGCNTLVSEVSQVTINPNPVVFLNDGEISRGEELMICPGDSILVESSGAASYEWNASTSGSEILLDLEGDYRVIGISEFGCRDTFTFSLAYYDPFNYLITSDKTEVSGSDNEIQLSATDISGSYYQWDMGDGSFRYGQNVIHSYQVDQDGSYNIVLEVVNPNGCREYAYQTIWASMEDVPNTFTPNGDGINDLYLQGWRIQIYNRNGILMYEGSEGWDGRYKNKPVDSDTYFVVIYDSTQRGTVKKTQYVTVIR
- a CDS encoding biotin/lipoyl-containing protein is translated as MSRKLLIRDLTLRDGQQSLFATRLRQEQIDRVLPFYKSANFYAMEVWGGAVPDSVMRYLNENPWTRLQTIKKAVGDVSKLTALSRGRNLFGYTPYTDEIIDGFSRNAIESGLGIMRIFDALNDINNVKSTIKYVKQHGGIADCAVCYTIDPEPEKKEEPVVEQPKKGLFGKLFGKKEEAPAPAAEPAFKPVFTDEYFLNKAMDLEKLGADMITIKDMSGLIPPKRVAKLISEFKKNLQIPVDFHTHCTPGYGLAAVLAAIMNGVDIVDTNIWNFAGGPAAPAIELIYIFCKKLGVDLDVNMEAVAEINKELFNIRKELADIDASKQFPNPFNPLTDTLPTEIDALFDKAIEECKKGNEETLLAACHAIEAYFNFPKPNKLVQTAQVPGGMYTNMVAQLKALKSEDILEDAMKLIPQVRIDAGLPPLVTPTSQIVGAQAVNCAMCIKNGKPMYSNVSNQFKSLVKGEYGTTPIPVNPDFREQICGHRDERPFDTSTYQMQPNPTLDQFGGVKLAENEEEVLLLELFPMVAKDYLMGVKKAAWEAKKATEPKVAKAAEAPKAEAKKIVGETIVTPLPGRLLNYLVAPGDKVKIGQPVAIVEAMKMENTITSTHEGYVNNLVAGLGETLPAEAVIMDIVAEAIATAAPEKPKAAAKVNVPTTGITVPMPGKILDIQVNPGDSVKPGQVVVVLEAMKMENSITAEIGGTVNQIFVEVGETVSADTKVLDLVEA